Below is a genomic region from Candidatus Reconcilbacillus cellulovorans.
GAGCGTAACTCATCAGCTCCGCTTTCGTGATGACGTCGAGATACCATCTCGAGAAATCTTCCGATTGCGGCGTAATTTCCTTGACGAAAGCCTTGTCCTGCGCCATCGGCGTCGGCCGGCCTCCTTCCTTTCCGCGTCAACGGCGGACGAGATTCAAAATGTCGTTATAGGTAACGGCAAGCATCAGCAGCATCAGCATGGCAAACCCGATAAAATGAACGAGGCTTTCGCGGCTGGGATCGACCGGTTTGCCGCGGATTGCTTCCAGCGCCAGAAACATCAGCCGGCTTCCGTCGAGCGCCGGAAACGGCAGCAGATTGAAAACGGCGAGGTACAGACTGAGCAAGGCGAACCAGAACGTATATTCCGGCAACCCTTTGGCCGCCTGTTCGCCCGACACGCGCACGATGCCGACCGGTCCCGTCAGATCATCGAGCGTAAACCGACCGGACAGAAGCAACCGGAATCCTTCCAAGATCCGCCCGGTCGCGCCGACCAAGCTGTTCCACCCGCCTTCAACGACTTCGCCGACGGTCGCGCGCCGCTTGCCGTGCGGCGCCAGCTCGACGCCGATCCGACCGTCCGGTCCCGGCGGCGGAACGGTCAGCGACCGCACGCTGCCGTCGCGCAACACTTCCCAGACGGTGGGACGGTTTGAATTCCGGATAAGTTCTGACAACGTTTCAAAGTCGTAGCCGACTTCCCGGCCGTCAATGCGAAGAATGACGTCGCCGGCCTGCAAGCCAGCCCGTTCGGCAGGGCCGCCGCCGA
It encodes:
- a CDS encoding RIP metalloprotease RseP — translated: MFTPQTVLLVVFMFFTLVTVHEWGHFYFAKRAGILVREFAIGFGPKLFSFRRGETWYTLRLLPIGGFVRMAGEDPEVVFVRPGQTIAADLKDGCISRIYTDRLDERNAELRGEAEEVDLERELIIRLRIGDERRTYRVLPDAHVVVRGRQIQIAPWNRQFGSKTVGQRAMAIAAGPMMNVLLAFVLFMAAVALAGIPERYRVHAVVGGGPAERAGLQAGDVILRIDGREVGYDFETLSELIRNSNRPTVWEVLRDGSVRSLTVPPPGPDGRIGVELAPHGKRRATVGEVVEGGWNSLVGATGRILEGFRLLLSGRFTLDDLTGPVGIVRVSGEQAAKGLPEYTFWFALLSLYLAVFNLLPFPALDGSRLMFLALEAIRGKPVDPSRESLVHFIGFAMLMLLMLAVTYNDILNLVRR